The sequence GTCGAGCCCCGCTGCCAGCGCCCGAGCGAGCCGCAAAACCGCGGAGGCGGCGGGGACGAGGTGATCGTCCTCGCCGGGAATCGGCACGAACGGCGCATCCACGCACTCCACGACGCGGGCGATACGCTCCATGGCGTCGGTATCGAATCCGACGGGCGGCGACAGCTTCCGAATGAGTCTCGCGCTTCGGGCGGTCACGCGACGGCCGTCGCGGTCGTCCCGCGCGCCCACGCGATAGACGCGCGACGCGGCCGGCAGCGTGCGCGTCGTCGATTCGTCCGCGAATCGGGAATCGCCGGTCGCATCGCGCAGCGCGCCGAGGAGTTCCAAGGCGAGACGCGACGCATGCCGTGCGCGGGCATGGCACTCGTCGCGGAAAGCCGCCCACGCGTCGAGCGTGGCGAGCGCGCTTTCGGACAGTTCGACACCGGACGGGAGCCGCGAACGCCATGCGCGCCATCGCGAATCGCGACCGACCATGAGGGCGCGGTAGGCGTCGATCCGCGCGCGGCGCTCCCGGGTGATCGCGTCGCGCCAGCGAGCCCTCGTGTCGGTGCGGAAAATCGCACCCAGCGTCCCCAGCATGTCCCACAGCACATCCAGATCGTGCACCTCGCCCAAGAGATCCTGCAGGGTTTTCAGGTCGTCTCCCCATTCGTCGTGCAGGTCGGGGAGGAAGTTTTCGACCGTGTATCGCAGCCGCTTGATGCCGATGCGGAGTTGGTGCCAAGCTGTCTTGCCGCGATTCTTCAAGGCGAGCCGGTGCAGGGCGTGAGCTTCCTCGAATCGCCGCAGCGCGAGATTGAGATAGACGGGTCCGTCGGGCGCCAGCATCTCGGTTCGCGGGACGAGGACCTCCGCGAACCTCTCCCACGCGTCGACATCGAACCGTCGCAGCGGCTTCTCGAGTTCGAGTCGAAGTTCGGCCTCGTGCGCTTCGAGTCGCGCGATGGCAAGCGCGGTGACGGGATCGTCGCCTTCGCCGAGCCGCGTCACCCAGTCCATCAGGACGTGCGTGTCGCGCATCGCGCCGAGGGCGGCGAAGAGGCGGCGGCCGTCGCGATTCATCGCGCGCCACGCGGGGTGGGGATCGATCTCGCGCAAGCCCTGCGCGATCGAGCGGCAACGTCGGATCGCTACGCGCAGATCGTGCACGGCATCGGCGTCGAATCTGCGTTCGACGTTTTCGCGCTCGACGACGACCGCGCGCATCCATCGCGCGAGCCCGAGTCGGTCACCGCTGCCGTCACCCGTCGTCACGTGATCCCCCATCCCCAAGTCATTACAACGTTCGGGCGTGCGTCGTGTCAAACGAGGCTTGTTGCACAATCGTCACAATCGTTTCCGCGTGACGACGGAAGATCGCGTTGGTACACTTCGGTTCATGCGCGCCATGCTGCTCGAAAAACAGGCCGCCATCGTCACCGCGCCGCTCGTCGCGCGGGAGATCGAATCGCCCGCGCCGGGGCGGGGCGAGGTGCGTCTGCGCGTTCGCGCATGCGGGATCTGCCACACGGATCTGCACGTCGTGGAGGGCGACCTCGCGCCGCGCCGCATGCCGATCGTGCCCGGGCATCAGGTCGTCGGAGAGATCGACGCGGTGGGCGAGGGCGTCGATCCGTCCCGCATCGGCTCGCGAGTCGGGCTGCCGTGGCTCCACGGGACGTGCGGCGAGTGCCGGTTCTGCCGAAGCGGGCGCGAAAACCTTTGCGATAACGCGCGATTCACGGGCTGTGACGTGAACGGCGGATTCGCCGAGTGGTGCGTCGCGCCGGCTGCTTTCGTGGTTGACCTTCCTCCGCAAATTGACGCCGCGCACGCCGCGCCGTTGCTGTGCGCGGGGATTATCGGCTACCGGTCGCTGCGGCTTTCCGGGGCCGCGCCGGGTTCGAGACTCGGGCTCGTGGGGTTCGGCGCGGCGGCGCACATCGCCATTCAAATCGCCGTCGCGAGGGAAATCGAGGTGCATGTCGCGACACGCTCGACGTCGCACCGGCGGCTCGCGGCGGATCTCGGCGCGTCGTGGTGCGGCGATGCCGACGACTCTCCGCCGCTTCGCTGGGACGCGGCGATCATCTTCGCGCCGGCCGGGGAACTCGTCGTGAAGACGCTCCGGCATTTGGAAAAGGGCGGGACCATCGCCCTCGGTGGCATCCACATGTCGCCCATCGGGCCGATCGACTACGCGGACTGGTGGGGCGAGCGCGTGATCCGCACCGTGGCGAATTCGACCCGCGACGACGGACGCGAACTCGTCGAAGAGGCCGCTCGCATCGGCGTGAAAACGCACGTCACACAATACGCCCTCGCCGACGCGAACCGGGCGCTCGCCGACCTGAAGTCGAGCCGCCTCAATGGCGCGGGCGTGCTGATCCCCTAGAGTTTCCTGACGTGCGTCGTTGCCCTTTGGAGGCGAATCCACTACACATTCGGACTTCGATTCTGGAGGTTCCCATGCGCGCAATCTTCATCGCGTGCTGTGCGATATTGATTTCGGCGTCGATCGCCACGGCGGCGGGCATGGACACGCACGGCGACGTCAGCCAACGCGCGCGCTGGGCCTTCGACGCGGATGAATACCCCGACTACGCGGCGATGATCGACGCGCATCAGGACGCGATGCAGCCCGGCTCATGCTTCCCCGACTGGGGCTACGCCTTCGGATTCCCCAACGAATCGGAAGACGCGCACTGGAATCCCTTCATCCAGTTTTCCGCCGAATACATCCGCGCGAACTATCCCAAACCGTGGGACGAGGCGACGCAGAAGCTCGTCGTCTTTCTGCTCGGCATCACCGTGCACTCGGTGTCGGACATTTCGTGGCACGGGCTCGCGGGGGTCGATCCGGGTTTGATCGATGCGATGTCCGACATGGAGTTTGGCGGGGCGTGGAGCGACGCGCACTCGCAGGCCGACACCGGCGGCGAAATGGTGACCTCGCACAGCCAGACGCTCGATTGGGTAAATGGCGAGTGGTACGTACCGTCGCAGGATCTGGAGCAGATCTATCACGAGCTGGGATACACCGACGTCACGCAGGCCGACCTCGTCGGCAACATGTCGGTGCTCTACCTCGCCAGCAAGGCCGTCAAGTATTTCGCGTGGCTCCTCTTTCGGTCTTACGCGATGGATTCCACGTTTCTCGTCGAGCAGTACCAGGATTACTTCAAGGGCGGTCTCGACGATATGGGCATCTGGAGCGCGTGGACGTGGGAGTCTGTGATCGACTGGATTGAAAACGGCGTGCCGGTCGCGCTGGCCGCGGTGCCGCCCATCGCCCACGACGACGGCCCCCTGGGTCACGCGTTCCTGCACCCGTATGCGCAGATGGGGCGTGATTTCCTGTCCGAAAACAATTTGGAGCTGCGCGTCGATCGCAAACTGCGTGGATACTCGGTGCGCCTTGTCGGCGCGGACCGCCTCGACCTCGATCCCAAACCGCGGTCGTTCGAGTTGTCGCCGACCCAACGCGCCTATCCCGTCGATGAGACGATCACCATTCACGGCAGCGCGCCGTTTTCCTATCTCGGCAAGTCGCTGGTCGCGCGCGCCCTCGACGGCGACGGGCGCGACGACCTCGTGATCGGCGCGCCGGGCTACGGGCCGGACGGCATGCACGAGCGCGGGATGCTCACGATCGTCCTGGGTCGCGAGTTCGGCGAAGCGGCAGCTCTCGACGCGCTCACGCAGACCGACTGGGTGCGTCTCGGCGACCTCGAATACTCACGCTTCGGTTGGAGCGCGGCAGTGCTCGACTTCAACGACGACGGAATCGACGACCTCGCCGTGTCGTCGCCGACCGTGGGATCGGACGAGATGGCGTATCGCGGGCGTATCGAGGTGTTCTTCGGCACGGGCGACGCGTCGCTCTTTTCCGACGAAGCCGATGTCGTCATCGACGGCGTGGAACTCGACACGAATCTCGGGTGGACGCTCGTCGCGGGCGACATCGATGGCGATGGTCGTGGCGATCTGCTGATCGGATCGCCGAATGCGCCCGGCGGGGGTTTGCAGCGAGGCATGGTGTCGATCTTCCTTTCATCTT is a genomic window of Deltaproteobacteria bacterium containing:
- a CDS encoding CHAD domain-containing protein, with the protein product MTTGDGSGDRLGLARWMRAVVVERENVERRFDADAVHDLRVAIRRCRSIAQGLREIDPHPAWRAMNRDGRRLFAALGAMRDTHVLMDWVTRLGEGDDPVTALAIARLEAHEAELRLELEKPLRRFDVDAWERFAEVLVPRTEMLAPDGPVYLNLALRRFEEAHALHRLALKNRGKTAWHQLRIGIKRLRYTVENFLPDLHDEWGDDLKTLQDLLGEVHDLDVLWDMLGTLGAIFRTDTRARWRDAITRERRARIDAYRALMVGRDSRWRAWRSRLPSGVELSESALATLDAWAAFRDECHARARHASRLALELLGALRDATGDSRFADESTTRTLPAASRVYRVGARDDRDGRRVTARSARLIRKLSPPVGFDTDAMERIARVVECVDAPFVPIPGEDDHLVPAASAVLRLARALAAGLDGGVRVRSVEIRNGYVEIDVTGLPGKETVGEEIARARYGLERLLGRPVFVPQTVARPKPGARSVRRDSATARVSPDSADDTPRRGKTARRARSR
- a CDS encoding zinc-dependent alcohol dehydrogenase family protein is translated as MRAMLLEKQAAIVTAPLVAREIESPAPGRGEVRLRVRACGICHTDLHVVEGDLAPRRMPIVPGHQVVGEIDAVGEGVDPSRIGSRVGLPWLHGTCGECRFCRSGRENLCDNARFTGCDVNGGFAEWCVAPAAFVVDLPPQIDAAHAAPLLCAGIIGYRSLRLSGAAPGSRLGLVGFGAAAHIAIQIAVAREIEVHVATRSTSHRRLAADLGASWCGDADDSPPLRWDAAIIFAPAGELVVKTLRHLEKGGTIALGGIHMSPIGPIDYADWWGERVIRTVANSTRDDGRELVEEAARIGVKTHVTQYALADANRALADLKSSRLNGAGVLIP
- a CDS encoding FG-GAP repeat protein, which translates into the protein MRAIFIACCAILISASIATAAGMDTHGDVSQRARWAFDADEYPDYAAMIDAHQDAMQPGSCFPDWGYAFGFPNESEDAHWNPFIQFSAEYIRANYPKPWDEATQKLVVFLLGITVHSVSDISWHGLAGVDPGLIDAMSDMEFGGAWSDAHSQADTGGEMVTSHSQTLDWVNGEWYVPSQDLEQIYHELGYTDVTQADLVGNMSVLYLASKAVKYFAWLLFRSYAMDSTFLVEQYQDYFKGGLDDMGIWSAWTWESVIDWIENGVPVALAAVPPIAHDDGPLGHAFLHPYAQMGRDFLSENNLELRVDRKLRGYSVRLVGADRLDLDPKPRSFELSPTQRAYPVDETITIHGSAPFSYLGKSLVARALDGDGRDDLVIGAPGYGPDGMHERGMLTIVLGREFGEAAALDALTQTDWVRLGDLEYSRFGWSAAVLDFNDDGIDDLAVSSPTVGSDEMAYRGRIEVFFGTGDASLFSDEADVVIDGVELDTNLGWTLVAGDIDGDGRGDLLIGSPNAPGGGLQRGMVSIFLSSSTRSSGQTFVPADADAQLVGDANFDWFGYRLAVESIAGSPHLIVGAPTVQSPSVRSIGQLTGWSSSAIFGDAPPVPTFTLTGSAQWEKVGFAFAFADFDGDGERSFYAAAPTGKGDPEDQAGRIYEVREDDLSGELTTDAAPITLFALGNSPFGRFGFDLLAADFDNDGFDDLVAGEPWRPFRDGFEGGGAYAWLGEGGAPFVREVGDADFTFRRDLTKSRFGSALAAPDFDGDGYRDFAVAAYNNNEAARQAGAVQILPAPRPIIAEIIPAQSVPFVVVQARVSGRWFSQGLSSVRLRLGDASLPISEIEVESDDVVRFAIDLPADATGSWDLEMTTRFGDAKLAGAFTIVGPSGDDDDEDDDSSDDDIAGDDDDQTPDDDDDGDDDDDGCGC